GAAGTGCCACCAAGGAGCAGGATATTTTGGGCTTGGCCCACAGCGTTTAACATTAGGAGAAAACCTTTCTATTAATGCAGCTCAAGGCGGCGGGACATATCGGAGGCGAAAACACCAGTTGGGTCGATGTTGTTACGAACCTTGAGCCAGTCAGCCATGCCCGGATACATCTTATGGAAATTCTCGGCAGAAGTACGGGATTCTTTAGCTAAGTACAACCGGCCACCGAATTCCATAACTCGACGGTCAAGATCATCAAGAAAATGCCCGAGACCGCGCTTGATGGGGAAGTCCACGCACACATTCCAACCAGGCATTGGGTAGCTTAGTGGTGCCCGGTTACCGGGTCCGAAAAGCTTAAACACGTTAAGCGCGGAATAATGTCCAGAGCGTTGAATGTCCCGAATGATGTCTTTGAATGGTTCCACCGCATCCATAGGAACCACGAACTGGTACTGCAAAAAGCCCTTGGAACCATAGCCACGGTTCCACTCACCGATCAGATCCAGCGGCTGGTAGAACTGGGTTAGGTTTTGCACCTGGTTACGGTAGGTACCGGATTTCAGCCACCACAATTCACCGATAGCCATCATGGAGAGTTTATTCATGGTAAACGATGGGAAAATATCCGGCACGGTGACCAGTTGAGGCGCATTGAACTTCAGCGGGTCTTTAGCCAGCTTCGGATTTAATTCCTCCAACTGCGCTAAGGTGGCCAGCGAACCGCGAGAGATTGCAGAACGGCCAAGCTTTGGCTCTGGTGAAATCGCATCGAACCATGCGGAGGAATAGGTGTAATTGTGTTCTGAACCATCAGAGTGGAATTCGATAGTTTCGTCTAGGTTGGCAGTCAGATCGCCGTCCGCGATGAAGTAAGCGGTTTCGGTCTTGGTCATCTTGATTTGGGCTCGCAAGATAATACCGGTCAAACCCATGCCGCCGACGGTTGCCCAGAACAATTCGCCGGTGGGGTCATCGTCGGAACCTTCCGGCTCAAGGTGCAGCACGCGGCCGTCGGCAACCAGCAATTCCATGGACACGACATGATCGCCGAAAGAGCCCGCTGAGTGGTGATTCTTGCCATGAATATCTGGCCCGATGGCACCACCGATGGTTACTTGTCGAGTGCCGGGCAGCACCGGAACCCACAATCCATAGGGCAGAGCTGCTTTCATCAGTTGATCTAGGGTGACGCCGCCGTCAACATCCACGATGGCCGTTTCCGGGTCGATGGAGTGGATGTTGTTGAGCTGCTGCATGTCAATGACAAGACCGCCTGCATTTTGGGTGGGGTCGCCGTATGAGCGTCCCATGCCACGTGCGATGACGCCGCGTTTGAGGTAGTCCGGTTTATCAGCGTTGTCCTCGGCAACAAGCGCGACAGCGCGGATGATTTCCTCCACATCTGGGGTAGTGAGAACCTGCGCGGTGGTGGGGGCGGTCCGGCCCCAACCAGTTAGTTTCTGGGCGCTGGTTACAAGTGGGGAGTTTTTGGTCATGAGGGTTTTATTCACCTTCAAATCTGGAAAATGGTTAGAAACGTATCTCGCTCAACCCTACCGATATTTGGCGGGAGACTGGGAAAGAAGTGACGTTGCAAAACGATTACAAATCCAGCATTTCGCGTATTTCCGCTGGTAATTCTTCTTGGCTCGTGATGGTTGGGCCATCATACGTGTTGAGTATCTCATAAACGCGTACCCGGGATGCGGAATCTAATAAGGGAAGTTCTTCTGCTATCAGCCGAGTCATATGTTGGCTCATGGGTAGATTGGTGTGTTCCGCCGCGATGTGACCGGGGTTTTTCTTCTTTTTAAATAGACCGAACATGCCTCAAGTCTATTTCAGTCGCCAGGTGGGAGTCGATAACGGGATGTGCTTTTCGACGCGCCACGGACTCAATGTGCTCGTCATTTCACGGATCCCCAAGCCCAGTCGTTCCTATACGCTCACCTAATATATGCATGTAGCAGGGGTGATACGCAACATGCTGTTTGGGTTTTTCAGGGAATTGTCTCACGAAGTATGAATTGATAAGCGCACGTTAAGAGGTATTTAACTTGTCTTTGTCCGTCATAATTCACATTTTGCCGCTACCCTAGGGGCTATGTCCATGCCAGTCAAGAGCAATTTTTCTACCTCCTTGGGCGGGTTACGTGCTAAGAAGGCGTTAATCCTTCAGGCAAGAATCGCTACTCCCGGTGAGGAGATTATTCGTGATCTTGGTATTGGTGGGGATGCGACGATTTCTGACTTGGGAAAAATGCTAAGCATTTGCTTTGGGCTATCTGAAAGTGAAAAAAGTTGCTGCTGTAAAAATGATGAAGAATTGATTGATGAGCTCCGGCTGGATTGCTGTTGCCAGAATCAGGGCGATCAATTGCTGTTTACCGTGCAACGCCACGATATTGCAGTAAGACTCGTAGACGTGGTGGACTGCGAAGACGATGGCATGTCTGCGATGTGTCTTGGTGGTGTTGGAAGTCTTTATCAACCTTTTGAAATCGCTGACATTAACGCGACATTAGCAGGCGGGGACACCATGAACCTCATCCGGCCTGAAGTAGTAGACATAATCACCGATTCAGGCATCGTGGATTTTGTGCCGTTACTGCGCGCGTTGGATTTTTCCCATGCCAATCCAGTTGCGCCAGACGTGGCAATGGTCTGCGCGGTGCTCCCCGTGGAACATCACCCGGAAAGCCGAACCGCGTTTTGGGCAACCGTTTTAGCACATAGCTGCATGTGCGAT
The nucleotide sequence above comes from Corynebacterium mustelae. Encoded proteins:
- a CDS encoding FAD-binding oxidoreductase, with the protein product MTKNSPLVTSAQKLTGWGRTAPTTAQVLTTPDVEEIIRAVALVAEDNADKPDYLKRGVIARGMGRSYGDPTQNAGGLVIDMQQLNNIHSIDPETAIVDVDGGVTLDQLMKAALPYGLWVPVLPGTRQVTIGGAIGPDIHGKNHHSAGSFGDHVVSMELLVADGRVLHLEPEGSDDDPTGELFWATVGGMGLTGIILRAQIKMTKTETAYFIADGDLTANLDETIEFHSDGSEHNYTYSSAWFDAISPEPKLGRSAISRGSLATLAQLEELNPKLAKDPLKFNAPQLVTVPDIFPSFTMNKLSMMAIGELWWLKSGTYRNQVQNLTQFYQPLDLIGEWNRGYGSKGFLQYQFVVPMDAVEPFKDIIRDIQRSGHYSALNVFKLFGPGNRAPLSYPMPGWNVCVDFPIKRGLGHFLDDLDRRVMEFGGRLYLAKESRTSAENFHKMYPGMADWLKVRNNIDPTGVFASDMSRRLELH